A single genomic interval of Aquisalimonas asiatica harbors:
- a CDS encoding sensor histidine kinase, with translation MTHMNSGFLPDFCNLRTVLAVVVIAELLVFVLVLAQPAGVDLWQALSLYSLYVQWVALGCTVLLCLLRNALNRLRPLTAGLLAWLLVMAVTALVAHLAWTLVLLESEGTRAGFMLRSLGLAAVVAAVALRYLYLQQDWRRRIEAASSAREQALQARIRPHFLFNSLNTIAEMIPSRPRQAETAVEDLADLFRASLESGEGLSTLDDELALARGYLNMEQLRLGDRLQVDWETDDLPGQLAIPPMTLQPLLENAVYHGIEPRRDGGRLVVSGRVRDGRLQVCVRNPLPPDGAVARGGFGIAQDNVRERLRLAYGGEGHLSVQQEDDCYSVCLTLPCDPGEAGAGQAERGKEHAHSDRG, from the coding sequence ATGACACACATGAACTCGGGATTCCTGCCGGACTTCTGCAACCTGCGCACCGTGCTCGCCGTGGTGGTCATTGCGGAACTGCTGGTGTTCGTCCTGGTGCTTGCCCAGCCGGCCGGGGTCGATCTCTGGCAGGCGCTCAGCCTGTACTCCCTGTATGTCCAGTGGGTCGCCCTGGGCTGCACGGTGCTGCTGTGCCTGCTGCGCAATGCGCTCAACCGGTTGCGGCCGCTGACCGCGGGGCTGCTGGCCTGGCTGCTGGTGATGGCGGTCACCGCCTTGGTTGCGCATCTCGCCTGGACGCTGGTGCTGCTGGAGAGCGAGGGGACGCGCGCCGGATTCATGCTGCGCAGCCTCGGGCTTGCCGCCGTGGTGGCGGCGGTGGCGCTGCGCTATCTCTATCTGCAGCAGGACTGGCGTCGGCGGATCGAGGCCGCGTCCTCCGCCCGGGAGCAGGCGCTGCAGGCGCGCATCCGCCCGCACTTTCTTTTCAACAGTCTGAACACCATTGCGGAGATGATCCCCTCCCGCCCCCGGCAGGCGGAGACGGCCGTGGAGGATCTGGCGGATCTCTTTCGCGCCAGCCTTGAATCCGGCGAGGGGTTGTCGACGCTGGATGACGAGCTGGCGCTGGCGCGGGGCTATCTCAACATGGAACAACTCCGCCTTGGCGACCGTCTGCAGGTGGACTGGGAGACCGACGATCTGCCCGGGCAACTTGCCATCCCGCCCATGACGCTGCAGCCCCTTCTCGAGAATGCGGTCTATCATGGAATTGAGCCCCGCCGGGATGGCGGCCGGCTGGTGGTGTCCGGTCGGGTCCGGGACGGGAGGCTCCAGGTCTGCGTGCGCAATCCGCTGCCCCCGGACGGGGCGGTCGCGCGCGGTGGGTTCGGAATCGCCCAGGACAACGTCCGTGAGCGGCTGCGGCTTGCCTACGGCGGCGAGGGGCACTTGAGCGTGCAGCAGGAGGACGACTGCTACAGCGTGTGCCTGACACTGCCCTGCGACCCAGGGGAGGCGGGCGCGGGTCAGGCGGAACGGGGGAAGGAGCATGCGCATTCTGATCGTGGATGA
- a CDS encoding NADP-dependent malic enzyme, with product MSDDLRENALEYHRHPTPGKLQVVPTKPLANQRDLALAYSPGVAAACELIVEDEKEAASVTARGNLVGVVTNGTAVLGLGNIGPLASKPVMEGKGVLFKKFSGIDVFDVEVQERDPDRFVDIVASLEPTFGGINLEDIKAPECFEIEEKLKERMNIPVFHDDQHGTAIITAAAVRNGLRVVEKDIADVTVVCSGAGAAAMACLELLVGLGMKREHITMLDSRGVIHTGRDNLDARKASFARDTDDRTLDDAIDGADIFIGLSGPGVLTRGMVAKMARDPLVFAMANPTPEIIPEEAQEERPDCIIATGRSDYPNQVNNVLCFPFIFRGALDVGATTINDEMKLACVEAIANLAMEESSDVVVAAYGGKPLQFGRDYLIPKPFDPRLISRVAPAVAKAAMDSGVAARPIEDMAAYKLRLNQFVFQSGLVMKPLFERARQHPRRVVYAEGEQERVLRAVQVVVDDGLAKPILIGRRKVVEMRIERLGLRLKMDEDFELADPEDDPRYREYWTLYHSIMERKGVTPDQARNVVRTRNTVIAALMVRREEADAMICGIDGRYHRQLAHIESVLGRRQGVRNLAAMSALILPKGTFFLCDTYVNQDPTPAQLAEMTILAADEVRRFGMTPKVALLSHSSFGSSGADSAQKMRDALELIEARDPNLEVEGEMHGDAAISQEIRRRIFPNARMQGTANLLILPTLDASNIAFNLLKATSDGVSVGPILLGSDKPAHILTPSVTVRGIINMTALAAVEAAMMNPAADDEDANEAAAD from the coding sequence ATGTCAGACGACCTGCGTGAGAATGCACTGGAATACCATCGCCACCCCACCCCCGGGAAACTGCAGGTCGTCCCGACCAAACCGCTTGCCAACCAGCGCGACCTGGCACTGGCCTACTCTCCCGGCGTCGCCGCCGCCTGCGAACTGATCGTTGAAGACGAGAAGGAGGCGGCCAGCGTCACCGCCCGCGGCAACCTGGTCGGCGTGGTCACCAACGGCACCGCCGTGCTGGGGCTGGGTAACATCGGCCCGCTGGCCTCCAAGCCGGTGATGGAAGGCAAGGGCGTGCTGTTCAAGAAGTTCTCCGGCATCGACGTGTTCGACGTGGAGGTGCAGGAGCGCGACCCGGACCGGTTCGTGGACATTGTCGCCAGCCTGGAGCCCACCTTCGGCGGCATCAACCTGGAAGACATCAAGGCGCCCGAGTGCTTCGAGATCGAGGAGAAGCTGAAGGAGCGCATGAACATCCCGGTGTTCCATGACGACCAGCACGGCACGGCCATCATCACCGCGGCCGCCGTGCGCAACGGGCTGCGCGTGGTGGAAAAGGACATCGCCGATGTCACCGTGGTGTGCTCCGGTGCCGGCGCCGCCGCCATGGCCTGCCTGGAGCTGCTGGTGGGGCTGGGCATGAAACGCGAGCACATCACCATGCTGGACTCCCGCGGCGTGATCCACACCGGCCGGGACAACCTGGATGCGCGCAAGGCGAGCTTCGCCCGGGATACCGACGACCGCACCCTGGACGACGCCATCGACGGCGCCGACATCTTCATCGGCCTCTCCGGCCCCGGCGTGCTCACCCGGGGCATGGTAGCGAAGATGGCGCGGGACCCGCTGGTGTTCGCCATGGCCAACCCCACCCCGGAGATCATCCCGGAGGAGGCCCAGGAGGAACGTCCCGACTGCATCATCGCCACCGGCCGCTCCGACTACCCGAACCAGGTCAACAACGTCCTGTGCTTCCCGTTCATCTTCCGCGGCGCCCTGGACGTGGGTGCGACCACCATCAACGACGAGATGAAGCTGGCCTGTGTCGAGGCCATCGCCAACCTCGCCATGGAGGAGTCGTCGGACGTGGTGGTGGCGGCCTACGGCGGCAAGCCGCTGCAGTTCGGGCGCGACTACCTGATCCCGAAACCGTTCGACCCGCGGCTGATCTCCCGGGTGGCGCCGGCCGTGGCAAAGGCCGCCATGGACTCGGGCGTGGCCGCACGGCCCATCGAGGACATGGCCGCCTACAAGCTGCGCCTCAACCAGTTCGTGTTCCAGTCCGGGCTGGTGATGAAGCCGCTGTTCGAGCGGGCCCGCCAGCACCCCCGCCGCGTGGTCTACGCCGAAGGCGAACAGGAGCGCGTGCTGCGCGCCGTGCAGGTGGTGGTGGATGACGGCCTGGCCAAGCCCATTCTCATCGGCCGCCGCAAGGTGGTGGAGATGCGCATCGAGCGCCTCGGCCTGCGCCTGAAGATGGACGAGGACTTCGAACTGGCCGACCCCGAGGACGATCCGCGCTACCGGGAGTACTGGACGCTCTACCACTCGATCATGGAGCGCAAGGGCGTCACGCCGGACCAGGCGCGCAACGTGGTGCGCACCCGCAACACGGTGATCGCCGCGCTGATGGTACGCCGGGAAGAGGCGGACGCCATGATCTGCGGCATCGACGGCCGCTATCACCGGCAGCTGGCGCACATCGAGTCCGTGCTCGGCCGGCGGCAGGGCGTGCGCAACCTCGCGGCCATGAGTGCGCTGATCCTGCCCAAGGGCACCTTTTTCCTGTGCGACACCTACGTCAACCAGGATCCAACACCGGCGCAGCTGGCGGAGATGACCATTCTCGCCGCGGACGAGGTGCGCCGCTTCGGCATGACGCCCAAGGTCGCGCTGCTGTCCCACTCCAGCTTCGGCTCCTCCGGCGCCGACTCGGCCCAGAAGATGCGCGACGCTCTGGAGCTCATCGAGGCGCGGGACCCGAACCTGGAGGTGGAGGGTGAGATGCACGGTGACGCGGCCATCTCCCAGGAGATCCGCCGGCGCATCTTCCCCAATGCGCGGATGCAGGGCACCGCGAACCTGCTGATCCTGCCGACCCTGGACGCATCGAACATCGCCTTCAACCTGCTCAAGGCCACCAGCGACGGCGTCTCGGTGGGGCCGATCCTGCTCGGCTCGGACAAGCCGGCGCACATTCTCACGCCGTCGGTGACCGTGCGCGGCATCATCAACATGACGGCGCTGGCGGCGGTGGAGGCAGCCATGATGAACCCGGCTGCCGACGACGAAGACGCCAACGAGGCGGCCGCCGACTGA
- a CDS encoding LytR/AlgR family response regulator transcription factor has translation MRILIVDDEAPARERLARHVADIGDHQVIGTAADGDEAVRMAYSEEPDLVLMDIRMPGTDGVTAARALAEMDAPPAVIFVTAYGEHALAAFDAEAVDYLVKPVRRERLAQALRRARRVTRPQLDALAREAPPVQGPREHILCRRRGAMELIPVADVHYFQADNKYVTVCHAGGEDLIEESLRQLEHEFGERFVRIHRNALVARDRLGRLERGLGGRPYLALRGMDCALQVSRRHVSRIRQLLETMG, from the coding sequence ATGCGCATTCTGATCGTGGATGACGAAGCACCGGCCCGGGAACGGCTGGCCCGCCATGTGGCCGATATCGGCGATCATCAGGTGATCGGCACGGCCGCGGACGGCGACGAGGCCGTGCGCATGGCGTACAGCGAGGAGCCCGACCTGGTGCTCATGGATATCCGCATGCCGGGGACAGACGGGGTGACGGCCGCCCGGGCGCTGGCGGAAATGGACGCGCCACCGGCGGTGATTTTCGTCACGGCCTACGGCGAGCATGCCCTGGCGGCATTCGACGCCGAGGCCGTGGACTATCTCGTCAAGCCGGTGCGACGGGAGCGGCTGGCCCAGGCGCTCCGGCGCGCGCGCCGCGTCACCCGCCCGCAGCTGGACGCCCTGGCACGCGAGGCGCCGCCGGTGCAGGGGCCGCGGGAGCACATCCTCTGTCGTCGCCGGGGTGCCATGGAGCTGATCCCCGTCGCCGACGTGCACTACTTCCAGGCGGACAACAAGTACGTCACCGTCTGCCATGCCGGTGGCGAGGACCTCATCGAGGAGTCCCTGCGCCAGCTCGAACACGAGTTCGGTGAGCGGTTCGTGCGCATCCACCGCAACGCGCTGGTGGCCCGTGACCGCCTGGGCCGGCTGGAGCGCGGGCTCGGTGGTCGCCCCTATCTCGCCCTGCGCGGCATGGACTGTGCGCTGCAGGTCAGCCGGCGGCACGTGAGCCGCATCCGCCAGTTGCTGGAAACCATGGGCTAG
- the argH gene encoding argininosuccinate lyase codes for MTDKDTSQQLWTGRFTEATDQFVEAFTASEHFDRRLYRQDIRGSMAHARMLADAGVLTEPERDSILAGLAEIEQEIAQGDFPWSPALEDVHMNIEQRLTDRIGDAGKKLHTGRSRNDQIATDVRLYLREAIDAITAELLRFQRGLVELADREADTIIPGFTHLQVAQPLSFGHHMLAWYEMLVRDQERMEDCQRRLNVMPLGSAALAGTSYPIDRAMTCAELGFDRPSDNSLDSVSDRDFAMEFTAAAAILLTHTSRMAEEMILWTSPMFDFVDLPDRFCTGSSIMPQKKNPDVAEIVRGKTARVNGHLVGLLTLMKSQPLAYNRDNQEDKEPLFDTVDTVLDVLRAFADMVPAMEPKRDNMFAAAKKGFSTATDLADYLVRKGVPFRDAHAIVGAAVRHGVEQGVDLADMDLATLQGFSDAIGEDVYEVLTLEGSLAARDHIGGTAPAQVRTQVRKARERLERDE; via the coding sequence ATGACCGACAAGGACACCAGCCAGCAACTGTGGACCGGCCGGTTCACGGAGGCAACCGATCAGTTCGTCGAGGCGTTCACCGCCTCGGAGCACTTCGATCGTCGACTGTACCGTCAGGACATCCGCGGCTCCATGGCCCACGCGCGCATGCTCGCCGACGCAGGGGTGCTCACGGAGCCGGAGCGCGACAGCATCCTGGCGGGGCTCGCGGAGATCGAACAGGAGATCGCGCAGGGCGACTTCCCGTGGTCACCGGCGCTGGAAGACGTGCACATGAATATCGAGCAGCGGCTCACGGACCGCATCGGCGATGCCGGCAAGAAGCTGCACACGGGCCGCTCGCGCAATGACCAGATCGCCACCGATGTGCGACTCTACCTGCGCGAGGCCATCGACGCCATTACCGCCGAGCTGCTGCGTTTCCAGCGGGGACTGGTGGAGCTGGCAGACCGGGAGGCGGACACCATCATCCCCGGTTTCACCCACCTGCAGGTGGCACAGCCACTCAGTTTCGGCCACCACATGCTGGCCTGGTACGAGATGCTGGTGCGGGATCAGGAGCGCATGGAGGACTGCCAGCGGCGGCTGAACGTCATGCCGCTGGGCTCGGCAGCGCTGGCCGGCACCAGCTACCCCATCGACCGCGCCATGACCTGCGCCGAGCTGGGTTTCGACCGCCCCAGTGACAACTCCCTGGACTCGGTGTCGGATCGTGACTTCGCCATGGAGTTCACGGCAGCGGCGGCCATCCTGCTGACCCACACCTCGCGCATGGCCGAGGAGATGATCCTCTGGACCTCGCCCATGTTCGACTTCGTGGACCTGCCGGACCGCTTCTGCACGGGCTCGAGCATCATGCCGCAGAAGAAGAACCCGGACGTGGCCGAGATCGTGCGCGGCAAGACGGCGCGGGTGAACGGCCACCTGGTGGGCCTGCTGACCCTGATGAAATCCCAGCCGCTGGCCTACAACCGGGACAACCAGGAAGACAAGGAGCCGCTGTTCGACACCGTGGACACGGTGCTGGACGTGCTGCGCGCCTTCGCCGACATGGTGCCGGCCATGGAGCCGAAGCGGGACAACATGTTCGCCGCGGCCAAGAAGGGCTTCTCCACCGCCACGGATCTGGCCGACTACCTGGTGCGCAAGGGCGTGCCGTTCCGGGACGCCCACGCCATCGTGGGTGCAGCCGTGCGCCACGGCGTGGAGCAGGGCGTCGACCTGGCCGACATGGACCTGGCCACCCTGCAGGGCTTCTCCGACGCCATTGGCGAGGACGTCTACGAGGTGCTCACCCTGGAGGGCTCGCTGGCCGCCCGGGACCACATCGGCGGCACGGCGCCGGCACAGGTACGGACGCAGGTCCGCAAGGCGCGGGAGCGGCTGGAGCGGGACGAGTGA
- a CDS encoding quinone oxidoreductase family protein, with product MPQAIVVHETGGPEQMHWETVDVGTPGAGEALVRHTVVGLNFIDVYFRTGLYPPPQLPFTPGMEAAGVVEAVGEGVDHIAPGDRVAYAAGPPGAYTEQRVMAADRLVKVPDSISDETAAAMMLKGMTAWYLLRRTYPVKAGDTILVHAAAGGVGLIACQWAKHLGATVIGTVGSPEKAELARAHGCDHPINYNTEDFVERVRELTGGKGVPVVYDSVGQSTFLPSLDCLSPRGILVSFGQSSGPVEPLNVGQLAAKGSLFLTRPTLFHYVAAREDLETAAGELFELVEKGVVTIEVNHRFPLAQAADAHRALEGRQTTGSTVLTLS from the coding sequence ATGCCCCAGGCAATCGTGGTTCATGAGACAGGCGGCCCGGAGCAGATGCACTGGGAAACGGTGGACGTCGGCACCCCCGGGGCGGGCGAGGCGCTGGTGCGCCACACCGTGGTCGGCCTGAACTTCATCGACGTGTACTTCCGCACCGGGCTGTATCCGCCACCGCAGCTGCCCTTCACCCCCGGCATGGAGGCGGCGGGCGTGGTGGAGGCCGTGGGCGAAGGGGTGGACCATATTGCGCCGGGGGATCGCGTGGCCTATGCCGCCGGCCCGCCGGGCGCCTATACCGAGCAGCGGGTCATGGCGGCGGACCGGCTGGTGAAGGTGCCGGATAGCATCAGTGACGAGACCGCTGCCGCCATGATGCTCAAGGGCATGACGGCGTGGTACCTGCTGCGGCGCACCTACCCGGTGAAGGCCGGCGACACCATTCTGGTGCACGCGGCGGCGGGCGGTGTCGGCCTGATCGCATGCCAGTGGGCGAAGCACCTCGGCGCCACGGTGATCGGCACCGTGGGCAGCCCGGAGAAGGCGGAGCTGGCGCGCGCCCACGGCTGTGACCACCCGATCAACTACAACACCGAGGACTTCGTCGAGCGGGTCCGGGAGCTCACCGGCGGCAAGGGTGTGCCGGTGGTCTACGACTCGGTGGGCCAGTCCACCTTCCTGCCATCGCTGGACTGCCTCTCCCCGCGCGGCATCCTGGTGAGCTTCGGTCAGTCGTCCGGGCCGGTGGAGCCACTCAACGTGGGACAGCTCGCCGCCAAGGGGTCACTGTTCCTGACCCGCCCGACGCTGTTCCACTACGTGGCGGCGCGGGAGGATCTGGAGACGGCGGCGGGGGAGCTGTTCGAGCTGGTGGAGAAGGGCGTGGTCACCATCGAGGTGAACCACCGTTTCCCGCTCGCCCAGGCAGCCGACGCGCACCGCGCTCTGGAAGGCAGACAGACCACCGGCTCCACGGTGCTCACGCTGTCCTGA
- a CDS encoding uroporphyrinogen-III synthase, with amino-acid sequence MTAAEQPLAGVGVLVTRPAHQAEPLCDALAARGAVVTRFPVIAIGAAPDPRALDRGLDRLGDADLVIFVSPNAVDALFRRLNERRLSWPDGVRVATVGRGTARALAARDVTATVVPADGYDSEALLAHPALRHVRGQHAMLVRGDGGRELLRETLERRGATVDVLAAYSRGLPDVDPAVLDQAWARGALDVAVVTSGNALENLVRLAGAPRRSRLFGTGLVVISERVAARASGLGFCNGIVTADGPDSDALAAAVERWVAGKGRQANS; translated from the coding sequence GTGACTGCCGCCGAGCAGCCCCTCGCCGGTGTCGGTGTCCTCGTGACCCGGCCGGCGCATCAGGCGGAGCCCCTGTGCGACGCACTGGCGGCCCGGGGGGCGGTGGTGACGCGCTTTCCGGTCATCGCCATCGGCGCGGCGCCGGACCCCCGGGCCCTGGACCGCGGGCTCGATCGCCTCGGTGATGCCGACCTGGTGATCTTTGTCAGCCCCAATGCGGTGGATGCCCTGTTTCGCCGTCTGAACGAACGCCGGCTGTCCTGGCCCGACGGGGTCCGTGTGGCCACCGTCGGGCGGGGCACCGCGCGCGCCCTGGCGGCCAGGGACGTCACCGCCACGGTGGTGCCGGCGGATGGTTACGACAGCGAGGCGCTGCTCGCCCACCCCGCGCTCCGACACGTGCGCGGTCAGCACGCTATGCTGGTGCGAGGGGACGGTGGGCGCGAACTGCTGCGGGAGACCCTCGAACGCCGGGGCGCGACGGTGGACGTGCTGGCCGCTTACAGCCGCGGACTGCCGGATGTGGATCCGGCCGTGCTGGATCAGGCGTGGGCCCGAGGTGCCCTGGATGTTGCGGTGGTCACCAGCGGCAACGCCCTGGAGAACCTGGTCAGGCTCGCCGGTGCACCGCGCCGGTCAAGGCTGTTCGGCACCGGACTGGTGGTCATCAGTGAGCGGGTTGCAGCCCGGGCCTCGGGCCTCGGGTTCTGCAATGGTATCGTGACTGCAGATGGCCCGGATTCCGACGCCCTGGCGGCGGCGGTCGAACGCTGGGTGGCAGGCAAGGGGAGACAGGCGAATTCATGA
- the hemC gene encoding hydroxymethylbilane synthase — MRIDTLRIATRKSPLAVWQAEHVAGRLRAAHPGLQVELVKMSTRGDRILDAPLARIGGKGLFLKELEEGLLDGRADIAVHSMKDVPAFMTPDLHLPVIPERGDPRDAFLSVHYATLAEVPEGGVIGSASLRRQSQIRAVRPDLHVETLRGSVNTRLAKLDEGQFDAIILAASGLQRLELQARITRTLPPGESLPAVGQGALGIQCRVGDTDVEELIRPLDHEDSHIRVAAERAMNRELEGSCQVPIGAYAELDGDRLRLRGLVGSPDGREMVRGEVTGAAEDADDIGSRLGHDLLDRGAREILQRLFAETGEQPL, encoded by the coding sequence ATGCGCATCGACACCCTTCGAATCGCCACCCGCAAATCACCGCTTGCCGTCTGGCAGGCCGAACACGTGGCCGGCCGCCTGCGTGCGGCGCACCCGGGGCTGCAGGTGGAGCTGGTGAAAATGAGCACCCGGGGAGACCGCATCCTGGATGCGCCGCTGGCGCGTATCGGCGGCAAGGGGCTGTTCCTGAAGGAGCTGGAAGAGGGGCTGCTGGACGGGCGTGCGGACATTGCCGTGCACTCCATGAAGGACGTGCCCGCTTTCATGACGCCGGACCTCCACCTGCCCGTCATCCCGGAGCGCGGTGACCCCCGTGACGCGTTCCTGTCGGTTCACTACGCCACCCTTGCGGAGGTCCCGGAGGGTGGCGTCATCGGCAGTGCCAGCCTGCGCCGGCAGAGCCAGATCCGGGCCGTGCGGCCCGATTTGCACGTGGAGACCCTGCGCGGCAGCGTCAACACGCGGCTGGCCAAGCTCGACGAGGGGCAGTTCGACGCCATCATCCTCGCCGCCTCCGGGTTGCAGCGGCTGGAGCTGCAGGCGCGCATCACCCGCACCCTGCCGCCCGGGGAGAGCCTGCCCGCCGTGGGACAGGGTGCGCTCGGGATTCAGTGCCGGGTGGGGGACACGGATGTGGAAGAACTCATCCGGCCGCTGGATCATGAGGACAGCCATATCCGCGTGGCCGCGGAGCGCGCCATGAACAGGGAGCTGGAGGGCAGCTGCCAGGTGCCTATCGGCGCCTATGCCGAGCTGGATGGCGATCGTCTCCGCCTGCGCGGGCTGGTGGGGTCCCCGGACGGCCGCGAGATGGTTCGCGGCGAGGTCACCGGTGCGGCGGAGGACGCCGATGACATCGGCTCCAGGCTCGGTCATGACCTCCTGGATCGTGGTGCGCGGGAGATCCTTCAGCGGCTGTTCGCCGAAACCGGGGAACAGCCTCTGTGA
- a CDS encoding uroporphyrinogen-III C-methyltransferase, with amino-acid sequence MNDASTHHGKQDEAVTDSNGSTTADAAPEETTQPQTDADGGGGQAAAPKPGGGDGGRGGDRRAAVLAAVALLIALIVAGLGGMGGWWVWERFQALERASDDYAERMEVAEVRERLDSLEGNLTGRVDNLAEEHSSHVRSLARAEETMRTVREQHDSAQERMDRIEELAAAHRDEWILSEAGYLYGVARYRARFHGDVSGALDALREADSLLEELGGATVDQRQAVADAINALLDVRLPDREAMAADLRALINGVDEWSLKRVERQVEPADVPRQRDAELDSLDGWRNAGLRAWEQFRDAIGSLVVVRRDDAPPRLMAPEESHYLRENLRLQLLSARAALLQGDADAYRDSLEDVGEWLDRHFDDDDDAVREARETVSRLRDADVEADMPDLGEKLPERRLPGRNNMMEGGE; translated from the coding sequence ATGAACGACGCGTCGACACATCACGGTAAGCAGGACGAGGCGGTGACGGATTCCAACGGCAGCACCACGGCGGATGCCGCACCGGAGGAGACCACCCAACCCCAGACCGATGCGGACGGTGGTGGTGGCCAGGCCGCAGCCCCGAAACCCGGCGGCGGTGACGGTGGCCGGGGTGGTGACCGGCGCGCTGCGGTGCTCGCGGCCGTTGCCCTGCTGATCGCGCTGATTGTTGCCGGCCTTGGCGGCATGGGCGGCTGGTGGGTCTGGGAGCGCTTCCAGGCGCTGGAGCGCGCCAGCGACGACTACGCCGAGCGCATGGAAGTGGCCGAGGTGCGCGAGCGCCTCGACAGCCTCGAAGGCAACCTCACCGGTCGCGTCGACAACCTGGCCGAGGAGCACAGCAGCCACGTGCGGAGTCTGGCGCGGGCGGAGGAGACCATGCGCACCGTGCGGGAGCAGCACGACAGCGCCCAGGAACGCATGGACCGCATCGAGGAGCTTGCCGCCGCGCATCGCGACGAGTGGATTCTCTCGGAGGCGGGTTACCTGTATGGCGTCGCCCGCTACCGGGCGCGCTTCCACGGTGACGTGAGCGGCGCGCTGGACGCCCTGCGCGAGGCGGACAGCCTGCTGGAAGAGCTGGGCGGTGCCACCGTGGATCAGCGTCAGGCGGTGGCCGATGCCATCAATGCACTGCTGGACGTGCGTCTGCCCGACCGTGAAGCCATGGCTGCCGACCTGCGCGCGCTCATCAACGGCGTGGATGAGTGGAGTCTCAAGCGCGTGGAGCGCCAGGTGGAGCCGGCGGACGTTCCCCGCCAGCGGGATGCCGAACTGGACAGCCTCGACGGCTGGCGGAATGCCGGGTTGCGGGCCTGGGAGCAGTTCCGGGACGCCATCGGCTCGCTGGTGGTGGTGCGCCGGGATGATGCGCCGCCACGCCTCATGGCCCCGGAAGAAAGCCATTATCTGCGGGAAAACCTCCGCCTGCAGCTGCTGTCCGCCCGCGCCGCGCTGCTTCAGGGCGACGCCGATGCGTACCGGGACAGCCTGGAAGATGTGGGCGAGTGGCTGGACCGGCACTTCGACGACGATGACGACGCCGTGCGTGAGGCCCGCGAGACGGTCAGCCGGTTGCGTGACGCGGACGTGGAAGCCGACATGCCGGATCTCGGGGAGAAGCTCCCGGAGCGCCGTCTCCCTGGTCGGAACAACATGATGGAGGGCGGTGAATGA
- a CDS encoding heme biosynthesis HemY N-terminal domain-containing protein yields MKRLFLFLLVLFASAVTALWFHEQAGYVLISAGDLTMETSLFFAVGVLAVMVVALLLVAGIVRRVGAMPQGMRRWLADRRAGRSRDQLVRGLARLAEGDYQEAERLLIRAVDRSETSVLHYLSAAWAAHRAGADGRRDSYLAMADKADPDAQLAIGLLQAQLYLEDEQWETAFATLNLLQERYPRNPRVLEMLARACEVLGEADRLLDLLPRLRRHADMDSERLHALGLTAATGVLEQARRRGREALERAWERLPRAMQEDPDVLLAYVDGMLELAPGSEQLEKRLRLALRKDWDLRIIERYGRLELDDPERAFNVAEGWLREHPEDPVLLLAVGRLAIRSSLWGRARSYLEASVSRQPSAEAFYLLADLLEHLGERDAARRAYRRAAEHAGGFRALPELEGVRRQEPATAES; encoded by the coding sequence ATGAAACGCCTGTTCCTGTTTCTGCTGGTGCTGTTCGCCAGCGCCGTTACCGCGCTCTGGTTCCACGAGCAGGCCGGCTACGTGTTGATCTCCGCTGGCGACCTCACCATGGAGACCAGCCTTTTCTTCGCCGTTGGCGTCCTGGCGGTGATGGTGGTCGCGCTGCTGCTCGTGGCCGGCATTGTCCGGCGTGTCGGTGCCATGCCGCAGGGCATGCGTCGCTGGCTGGCCGACCGCCGGGCCGGGCGGTCCCGCGACCAGCTGGTCCGCGGGCTGGCACGCCTGGCCGAAGGCGACTACCAGGAAGCCGAACGCCTGCTGATCCGCGCCGTGGATCGCAGCGAAACCTCGGTGCTGCATTATCTCAGTGCGGCCTGGGCCGCACACCGGGCCGGTGCCGACGGCCGGCGTGACAGCTATCTGGCCATGGCCGACAAGGCCGATCCCGATGCACAGCTGGCCATCGGCCTGCTGCAGGCGCAGCTCTACCTGGAAGACGAACAGTGGGAGACGGCGTTCGCCACGCTCAATCTGCTGCAGGAGCGCTACCCCCGGAATCCGCGGGTGCTGGAGATGCTGGCGCGAGCGTGCGAGGTGCTCGGCGAGGCGGACCGGCTGCTGGATCTCCTGCCGCGGCTGCGCCGGCATGCGGACATGGATTCCGAACGGCTGCATGCCCTTGGCCTCACCGCCGCCACCGGCGTGCTGGAGCAGGCCCGGCGTCGTGGCCGCGAGGCCCTGGAGCGCGCCTGGGAGCGGCTGCCGCGCGCGATGCAGGAAGACCCCGACGTGCTGCTGGCCTACGTCGACGGCATGCTGGAGCTGGCCCCGGGCAGCGAGCAGCTCGAGAAGCGGCTGCGCCTGGCGCTGCGCAAGGACTGGGACCTGCGCATCATCGAGCGCTACGGCCGGCTGGAGCTGGACGACCCGGAGCGGGCATTCAACGTGGCCGAGGGCTGGTTGCGGGAACACCCGGAAGACCCGGTTCTGCTGCTCGCCGTGGGGCGGCTTGCCATTCGCAGCAGCCTCTGGGGGCGGGCGCGGTCCTACCTGGAAGCGTCCGTCTCCCGGCAGCCCAGCGCCGAGGCGTTCTATCTCCTGGCCGACCTGCTGGAGCACCTGGGGGAGCGGGACGCGGCGCGGCGGGCCTATCGGCGCGCCGCCGAGCATGCCGGTGGCTTCCGCGCGCTGCCCGAACTCGAAGGCGTACGGCGGCAGGAGCCGGCCACGGCCGAGTCGTAA